A window of Tautonia plasticadhaerens contains these coding sequences:
- a CDS encoding DUF4159 domain-containing protein, producing MRSRRRTVIALVALLAVAGGTALAQRYGGRGYGGRGYYPGVMPDDRAGVPDWEVDEHFKEDTFTFVRVQYDSYGGRGRWGGGWATDWPDSDLNFPYRLQQLTSLKVSPDPIILRLTDEELFDHPFLYMIEPGALMFSEAEVQSLRRYLLNGGFLMVDDFWGDYEYQNFYQQIKRVFPEFEPQELDVDHPIFRIVYRLEEKPQVPSIHGWRRGSNVTWERGYDTQTPHYKGLFDEQGRMMVIICHNTDLGDGWEREGEDADYFREFSEKLSYPMGINIVTYAMTH from the coding sequence ATGAGGTCGAGACGCCGGACGGTGATCGCGCTGGTCGCCCTGCTCGCGGTCGCCGGCGGGACCGCGCTGGCCCAGCGGTACGGGGGGCGGGGGTACGGGGGGCGGGGCTACTACCCCGGCGTCATGCCCGACGACCGTGCCGGGGTGCCCGACTGGGAGGTCGACGAGCATTTCAAGGAGGACACCTTCACCTTCGTCCGGGTCCAGTACGACTCCTACGGCGGCCGGGGCCGATGGGGGGGCGGCTGGGCGACCGACTGGCCGGACAGCGACCTGAACTTCCCGTACCGGCTCCAGCAACTGACCTCGTTGAAGGTCAGCCCCGACCCGATCATCCTCCGCCTGACCGACGAGGAGCTGTTCGACCACCCCTTCCTCTACATGATCGAGCCGGGGGCGCTGATGTTCTCGGAGGCCGAGGTGCAGTCGCTCCGCCGCTACCTGCTCAACGGCGGCTTCCTGATGGTCGACGATTTCTGGGGCGATTACGAATATCAGAACTTCTACCAGCAGATCAAGCGGGTCTTCCCCGAGTTCGAGCCGCAGGAACTGGACGTCGACCACCCGATCTTCCGGATCGTCTACCGCCTGGAGGAGAAGCCGCAGGTGCCGAGCATCCACGGCTGGCGGCGGGGCTCGAACGTCACCTGGGAGCGCGGCTACGACACCCAGACGCCCCACTACAAGGGGCTCTTCGACGAGCAGGGGCGGATGATGGTCATCATCTGCCACAACACCGACCTCGGCGACGGCTGGGAGCGCGAGGGGGAGGACGCGGACTACTTCCGGGAATTCTCCGAGAAGCTCTCGTACCCGATGGGCATCAACATCGTGACCTACGCCATGACGCACTGA